From the genome of bacterium, one region includes:
- the lepB gene encoding signal peptidase I codes for MADVSGAVERPATEIKGKSSVREWSEFFITLVVMVFFIRVTTVEAFRIPTGSMENTLLVGDFLLVNKFVYGIRTPEWIGIPFTEIGFDIPWTRLPAPSKVEPGDIVVFKFSKDIFRFPEDRSVNYIKRCVAGPGQTLEIKDRVLYVDGKVVSNPPESKFTAPSIIRPGLAEPRIFNPQGEAWNHDNFGPLTVPAGCYFMMGDNRDNSLDSRYWGFLKEEDIVGKALIIYFSWDKNQGLSKFYKSVRFSRIGDWIE; via the coding sequence ATGGCTGATGTATCCGGCGCTGTCGAGCGGCCCGCAACTGAGATCAAAGGCAAGAGTTCGGTCAGAGAGTGGTCGGAGTTTTTCATCACGTTGGTCGTGATGGTTTTCTTCATTCGTGTCACCACGGTCGAAGCGTTTCGAATTCCCACAGGATCCATGGAAAATACGCTGCTTGTGGGCGATTTTCTATTGGTAAACAAATTCGTGTACGGTATTCGCACGCCTGAATGGATTGGCATTCCGTTCACGGAGATTGGCTTTGATATTCCTTGGACCCGGTTGCCCGCGCCGTCAAAGGTCGAGCCCGGCGACATCGTTGTATTTAAGTTCTCTAAGGATATTTTTCGCTTCCCTGAGGATCGCTCGGTCAACTACATCAAACGCTGCGTCGCCGGACCGGGCCAAACGCTGGAGATCAAGGATCGCGTTCTGTACGTTGACGGAAAAGTCGTCAGCAATCCGCCAGAGTCGAAATTCACGGCGCCATCTATCATTCGGCCGGGCCTCGCTGAACCGCGCATTTTTAATCCGCAAGGCGAAGCGTGGAACCATGACAACTTCGGTCCCCTGACCGTCCCAGCGGGTTGCTATTTCATGATGGGTGACAATCGTGACAATTCACTGGATTCCCGCTATTGGGGTTTCCTCAAAGAAGAAGATATTGTCGGCAAGGCGCTGATTATCTACTTTAGCTGGGACAAGAACCAAGGACTGTCGAAATTCTATAAGTCGGTGCGGTTCAGCCGGATCGGCGATTGGATCGAGTGA
- a CDS encoding fibronectin type III domain-containing protein: MPHKAAYLLLLVLMCHIGVQAQTDSVITIVGQGAAPSPVTVEDVANDGGEGLHVRWTPTSQVGFTIYGYRVMAAQAAVGPYQIMATTDSRATEAFISSGDGWKIEEDIPYFVKVVAVDSTMLAVPDSSRPDSVTVAFVKRLRLSESVVVGPTIPRSAWFNWNRLNIFLMVVLFYAMVMIMVKRARAGAPLTFRRIAGIAAIDEAIGRATELGKPVLYVPGTQNIENIQTIASIQLLTSVASKAATYDIPIIVPLNRAFMVTVAEESVKQGFLNAGRPDAYVADNIRYLSDEQFAFTSGTTGIMMREKTAAHFFLGAFFAESLILSEVGFTSGAIQIAGTANTHQLPFFVVACDYTLIGEEYFATSALVTRDLDMMGTLKATDYMKAFLIACLLASMVLEIFGVQFLRSWFQVI; this comes from the coding sequence ATGCCCCATAAGGCCGCATATCTACTCTTGCTCGTCCTGATGTGCCACATCGGTGTACAGGCGCAAACGGACTCCGTGATCACGATTGTCGGCCAGGGCGCTGCGCCGAGTCCGGTCACCGTGGAGGACGTTGCGAATGACGGTGGTGAAGGGCTGCACGTGCGCTGGACTCCGACCTCCCAGGTCGGATTCACTATTTATGGATACCGCGTCATGGCTGCGCAAGCAGCGGTTGGACCCTATCAAATCATGGCCACAACAGACAGTAGGGCCACAGAGGCGTTCATATCAAGCGGCGACGGTTGGAAGATTGAAGAGGACATCCCCTACTTCGTTAAAGTCGTGGCCGTGGACTCGACAATGCTCGCCGTGCCGGACAGCAGCCGACCGGACAGTGTGACGGTCGCGTTCGTCAAGCGGCTACGCCTAAGCGAGTCGGTGGTGGTCGGCCCGACAATCCCGCGGTCGGCCTGGTTCAACTGGAACCGGCTGAACATATTTCTTATGGTCGTGCTGTTCTATGCGATGGTGATGATCATGGTCAAGCGTGCTCGGGCTGGGGCACCATTGACGTTTCGCCGCATCGCGGGGATTGCCGCGATTGATGAAGCCATCGGCCGGGCCACCGAGCTGGGTAAACCCGTTCTGTACGTGCCCGGAACTCAAAATATCGAGAATATTCAGACGATCGCTTCGATCCAATTGCTGACATCGGTAGCCTCCAAGGCGGCGACCTACGACATTCCGATTATCGTTCCGCTGAATCGTGCGTTTATGGTCACGGTAGCCGAGGAATCTGTCAAGCAGGGCTTCCTCAACGCCGGTCGGCCGGATGCTTATGTTGCGGACAATATTCGCTACCTGTCGGACGAGCAGTTTGCCTTCACAAGCGGCACAACCGGCATCATGATGCGCGAAAAGACTGCGGCGCACTTTTTCCTTGGCGCCTTCTTCGCGGAGTCGCTCATTCTCTCGGAAGTCGGATTCACCTCCGGCGCAATCCAGATAGCCGGAACAGCCAATACTCATCAGCTCCCGTTCTTTGTGGTAGCCTGTGACTATACGCTGATCGGTGAAGAGTATTTTGCGACGAGCGCGCTCGTTACGCGCGATCTGGACATGATGGGGACATTGAAGGCCACGGACTACATGAAGGCCTTCCTGATAGCATGTCTGCTGGCCTCGATGGTGCTCGAAATTTTTGGCGTGCAGTTCCTGCGCTCCTGGTTCCAAGTCATATAG
- a CDS encoding DUF3108 domain-containing protein, which translates to MRMGPYRRICCLIVLLSVCATWSSAQELSGPETAPPPSLIRRDSVGIPDLPLPFAVGEKMVYHVSFSAVPAGKAELNVLDTVQVNDQWTWRIQSSARSAKGFDWVFKVRDTITTWVDMDSVYSHKFHKRLMEGFYKDEKLVKYSLADSLVYWWDEGNKKEPIKVEPRVQDVLSAGYRTRTVDLVIGDTIAIRTHDVNKTYDLLVIVHARDTVESLAGEFDCFVCEPVLKSGGLFQKERKARVFVWVTADERRIPIIMTSKVSFGSFIVELEEFVPGIGKPGISGAERDRALTSGRPDLGIWAP; encoded by the coding sequence ATGCGAATGGGACCATACCGCAGAATTTGCTGCTTGATCGTGCTGCTGTCGGTGTGTGCAACGTGGAGTAGCGCTCAGGAGCTTTCGGGTCCTGAAACCGCTCCGCCGCCCTCATTGATCCGCCGTGATTCAGTCGGAATACCGGATTTGCCGCTGCCTTTTGCGGTCGGCGAAAAAATGGTCTACCATGTCTCTTTCAGTGCGGTTCCGGCAGGCAAAGCCGAGCTGAACGTGTTGGACACCGTGCAGGTCAATGACCAGTGGACTTGGCGTATCCAATCGAGCGCGCGCTCAGCCAAGGGATTCGATTGGGTCTTCAAAGTGCGTGACACCATTACGACATGGGTGGACATGGACTCGGTTTACAGTCACAAGTTCCACAAACGTCTGATGGAAGGTTTTTACAAAGACGAGAAGCTGGTCAAATATAGTCTGGCCGATAGCCTGGTCTATTGGTGGGATGAGGGCAACAAGAAGGAGCCGATCAAAGTCGAGCCGCGTGTTCAGGATGTCCTGTCGGCAGGTTACCGCACGCGGACCGTTGATCTGGTCATTGGAGACACGATTGCCATTCGCACGCACGATGTGAATAAGACCTACGACCTACTGGTTATTGTGCATGCCCGTGACACCGTGGAATCGTTGGCGGGCGAGTTCGACTGCTTCGTTTGTGAACCAGTTCTGAAGAGTGGCGGTCTATTCCAGAAAGAGCGCAAAGCGCGCGTATTCGTCTGGGTAACGGCGGACGAGCGACGGATCCCGATCATAATGACCTCGAAGGTATCGTTCGGCTCTTTCATTGTCGAACTTGAGGAGTTCGTACCCGGGATAGGTAAACCGGGCATCAGTGGCGCGGAACGGGACCGGGCGCTAACGTCCGGCCGACCTGATCTTGGGATTTGGGCACCCTAA
- a CDS encoding threonylcarbamoyl-AMP synthase has translation MTEATNEECVERMCRGIRDGELMLFPTDTVYGLGGSAFSRKVLDKLVKLKPERSAKPTAILIDSMIRLSQYSGEVPGPKLVHLCETYWPGPLTVVWHAAPTIPVEFQGANRSLGYRIPNHELIVEAMRRTERALWATSANLPGRPAPKLFSEIDPIIADACDLVIKTKHLLLGRSSTVVDVRGKLPEIVREGAISGDDIQKIWKKG, from the coding sequence TTGACCGAAGCCACAAACGAAGAGTGCGTCGAACGCATGTGCCGGGGTATCCGCGACGGGGAGCTTATGCTGTTTCCGACGGATACCGTCTATGGTCTCGGCGGATCGGCATTTAGCCGAAAAGTACTGGACAAGTTAGTGAAACTGAAGCCCGAGCGCAGTGCCAAACCGACGGCGATTCTGATAGACAGCATGATCAGGCTTAGCCAATATAGCGGCGAGGTGCCCGGTCCCAAACTGGTGCATCTTTGCGAAACGTATTGGCCCGGCCCGCTCACCGTTGTCTGGCACGCCGCTCCGACTATTCCCGTAGAGTTTCAAGGTGCGAACCGCAGTCTGGGATACCGCATCCCGAATCATGAGTTAATAGTAGAGGCCATGCGCCGAACGGAGCGCGCGCTGTGGGCCACGAGCGCGAATCTCCCGGGCCGCCCTGCACCTAAGTTGTTTAGCGAGATTGACCCGATAATCGCCGACGCTTGTGACTTGGTAATCAAGACGAAACATTTGCTGTTAGGCCGGTCTTCCACCGTCGTGGACGTGCGCGGAAAACTGCCCGAAATTGTTCGTGAGGGTGCGATAAGCGGCGATGACATTCAAAAGATTTGGAAGAAAGGTTAG
- a CDS encoding sigma-54-dependent Fis family transcriptional regulator encodes MNALDALIGESAALRAVKSLILQAAPTDISVLIVGESGTGKELVARALHENSARRAGPLLYVNCGAIPQGIFESEVFGHERGSFTGAEKRRTGYFEQAQGGTLVLDEIGEMPAESQVKLLRVLESREVMRVGSSKPTPVDVRVLAATNVDLGAEVSRGEFRHDLYFRLKAVTIQLPPLRERSEDVPLLVLQFAREFAERNQLTTPRFTQDALDLLTNQYWPGNVRELKNTVESVLTLNRGLTVLHGEHFRPHLTSPRGLLPMPASRETPPIGNELLLATMLDVRREVMELRSILETAISSSQTIVEEPLPSNRLSDVEREQIQRMLAQNSGNRRKTARDLGIGERTLYRKLKEYNLE; translated from the coding sequence ATGAACGCTTTGGACGCCCTTATCGGTGAAAGCGCCGCGCTGCGCGCGGTTAAATCTCTCATTTTGCAGGCTGCTCCTACCGATATCTCTGTCTTGATCGTCGGTGAAAGCGGAACGGGCAAGGAGCTTGTGGCGCGCGCGCTGCATGAGAACTCCGCTCGTCGTGCCGGCCCGTTGCTCTATGTGAATTGCGGCGCAATTCCGCAGGGTATCTTTGAGAGTGAGGTCTTTGGCCATGAACGCGGCAGTTTCACCGGCGCGGAGAAGCGCCGCACTGGGTATTTTGAGCAGGCGCAAGGCGGGACGCTTGTTCTCGATGAGATCGGCGAGATGCCCGCGGAATCGCAGGTGAAACTACTGCGCGTACTCGAGTCACGTGAGGTCATGCGGGTCGGCTCAAGCAAACCGACACCTGTGGACGTCCGTGTGCTCGCGGCCACCAATGTTGATCTCGGCGCGGAGGTCTCACGAGGCGAATTCCGGCACGACCTGTACTTTCGGCTTAAGGCGGTCACGATTCAGCTTCCGCCGCTGCGGGAACGATCCGAAGATGTTCCATTGCTGGTCCTGCAATTCGCGCGCGAGTTTGCCGAACGGAATCAGTTGACGACGCCGCGTTTCACGCAGGACGCCCTCGATTTGCTGACCAATCAGTATTGGCCCGGCAACGTGCGCGAACTCAAGAACACCGTGGAGTCAGTTTTGACGTTGAACCGCGGTCTGACCGTTCTTCACGGCGAACATTTTCGCCCGCACCTTACCTCGCCGAGAGGTCTTTTGCCCATGCCCGCGTCGCGTGAAACGCCGCCCATCGGCAACGAACTCCTGCTCGCCACAATGCTTGATGTGCGGCGCGAGGTCATGGAACTGCGGTCTATTCTGGAAACGGCGATTTCTTCGTCGCAGACCATCGTCGAGGAACCGCTGCCGTCAAACCGCTTGAGCGATGTTGAACGGGAGCAGATTCAACGTATGCTTGCTCAGAATAGCGGCAATCGCCGTAAGACCGCCCGGGATTTGGGCATCGGTGAACGCACCCTCTACCGCAAGCTTAAGGAGTACAATCTTGAATAG
- the purD gene encoding phosphoribosylamine--glycine ligase, translating to MRVAVIGSGGREHALLWKLKQSPRIAELFALPGNPGMRGLARLCPVKPDVASLVAEVLRLDIDFVVVGPEVPLADGIADALAGCGVSCFGPNAAAAQLESSKVFAKQLMRKCGVPTADFVIFDDIHECERFILENPRAQGRVVKADGLAAGKGAFVCADDAEALAVARRLLCEHMLGNAGQRIVVEEKLTGREASLHFLCDGERYLALPPAQDYKRALDGDHGANTGGMGTFCPARHATRELVRECERRIVEPVQRELRAAGTPYRGLLYVGVMLTQDGPQVIEFNCRFGDPETQVMLPCLGYDIFAAMEACANGTLDPGHYAPDTSQHAVCVVLCADGYPDSYQKQIPLIAPTASSGQLLFAAGTAEQDGQWVSNGGRVLNAVGLGDSFADARANAYDLARRALVPGLRMREDIALSEVA from the coding sequence ATGCGCGTGGCCGTGATAGGCAGCGGTGGTCGTGAACACGCCCTGCTCTGGAAACTCAAGCAGAGTCCTCGCATTGCCGAGCTCTTCGCGCTGCCGGGCAATCCGGGCATGCGCGGCCTTGCTCGCCTCTGCCCCGTCAAGCCGGATGTAGCCTCATTAGTCGCTGAAGTCCTGCGTCTCGATATTGATTTCGTTGTGGTCGGTCCCGAGGTTCCGTTAGCGGATGGGATCGCCGATGCCTTGGCGGGATGCGGAGTTTCCTGTTTTGGTCCGAATGCCGCGGCGGCGCAGCTTGAGTCTTCCAAGGTTTTTGCCAAGCAATTGATGCGAAAATGCGGCGTTCCCACGGCGGACTTCGTGATCTTTGACGACATTCATGAATGTGAACGCTTCATCCTTGAAAACCCGCGAGCACAAGGCCGCGTCGTCAAGGCCGATGGACTGGCGGCAGGTAAAGGGGCGTTTGTATGCGCTGATGATGCCGAAGCTCTGGCTGTGGCGCGCAGACTCTTGTGTGAACATATGCTCGGCAACGCGGGACAGCGCATTGTTGTGGAAGAAAAACTCACCGGTCGCGAAGCGTCATTGCATTTCTTATGTGATGGTGAACGGTACCTCGCTTTGCCCCCAGCCCAGGATTACAAACGTGCCTTAGACGGTGATCACGGCGCCAACACGGGCGGCATGGGTACGTTCTGTCCAGCCCGACATGCTACCCGCGAACTCGTGCGCGAATGCGAACGCCGCATTGTGGAACCGGTACAGCGTGAGTTGCGAGCGGCGGGCACCCCCTATCGCGGGCTGCTCTACGTCGGCGTCATGCTGACTCAAGACGGACCGCAGGTCATCGAGTTCAATTGCCGATTTGGCGATCCGGAGACCCAAGTCATGCTCCCCTGTCTCGGCTATGACATCTTTGCGGCCATGGAGGCGTGCGCGAACGGCACGCTCGATCCGGGTCATTACGCGCCCGATACGTCGCAGCACGCAGTGTGCGTGGTGCTGTGCGCGGACGGCTACCCTGACAGCTATCAGAAGCAGATTCCGTTAATCGCGCCCACCGCGTCGTCCGGCCAACTGCTGTTCGCGGCGGGCACGGCGGAGCAAGACGGTCAATGGGTGTCGAACGGTGGTCGGGTACTCAATGCGGTTGGCCTTGGAGATTCATTCGCAGATGCTCGCGCCAACGCCTACGACCTGGCGCGGCGAGCGCTGGTACCCGGTTTACGGATGCGGGAAGACATTGCGCTTTCGGAGGTGGCATGA
- the uvrB gene encoding excinuclease ABC subunit UvrB, which translates to MRRFELSTEMQPRGDQAEAIRQLVEGLNRGERFQTLLGVTGSGKTFTMANVIQAVQKPTLIMSHNKTLAAQLFGEFRSFFPNNAVEFFISYYDYYQPEAYIPSSDTYIEKDTQINEEIDRLRLRATSSLLERRDVIIVASVSCIYGLGSPKDYKDLLLLLEIGKDYERRNILARLVEMHYTRNDIEFPRGTFRVRGDVLEIHPAYEETAFRLDFFGDTLESITHFKIVNGETIDKREALAVYPAKHFVTSSPNLKRAMISIQAELADRIDELRGMNKLIEAQRVEQRTRYDLEMLREVGFCSGIENYSRHMSGRNPGDRPDTLFDYFPDDFLLIVDESHVTVPQVGGMYRGDRARKVNLVDFGFRLPSAYDNRPMYFQEWEDTIKQCVFVSATPANYEIEKSKGVLVEQIIRPTGLLDPEIAVRPSKGQIDDLLGEIRETVARGERALVLTLTKRMSEHLAEYLEQMALRVKYLHSEIESLERVEILRDLRLKRFDVLVGINLLREGLDLPEVSLVAILDADKEGFLRSERSLLQIAGRAARNVNGRVIFYADKVTDSMQRVIDETTRRREIQRAYNLANGITPASIVKSIEDVLLSTTVADAKIREIVQDAQTEFLSTFELEDLIVRLEKEMKRLAKSQQFEKAAELRDEINRLKEQVRG; encoded by the coding sequence ATGAGACGATTTGAGCTTTCCACAGAGATGCAGCCCCGCGGCGACCAGGCAGAAGCGATTCGCCAGCTCGTCGAGGGACTGAACCGCGGCGAACGGTTCCAGACCCTCCTCGGAGTGACCGGGTCAGGCAAGACTTTTACCATGGCTAATGTCATTCAGGCGGTGCAAAAACCCACGCTGATCATGAGCCATAACAAGACTTTGGCCGCGCAGTTGTTCGGGGAATTTCGTTCGTTCTTCCCCAACAACGCGGTTGAGTTCTTTATCTCATATTACGACTACTATCAGCCCGAGGCGTATATCCCGAGTTCGGATACCTATATCGAGAAGGACACGCAGATCAACGAGGAGATTGATCGCCTGCGACTCCGGGCCACCTCTTCCCTGCTCGAACGCCGGGATGTGATCATCGTTGCATCGGTATCCTGTATCTACGGTTTGGGGTCTCCGAAGGACTATAAAGACCTTTTGCTTTTGTTGGAAATCGGCAAGGACTACGAGCGGCGCAATATTTTGGCGCGCTTAGTGGAGATGCACTACACGCGCAACGACATTGAGTTCCCGCGCGGTACCTTCCGGGTTCGCGGTGACGTTCTGGAGATACACCCGGCCTACGAAGAGACGGCCTTTCGACTCGATTTTTTCGGGGATACGCTTGAGTCCATTACGCATTTCAAGATTGTCAACGGTGAGACGATAGACAAACGCGAGGCCTTGGCGGTGTATCCGGCTAAACACTTCGTGACCAGTTCGCCGAACTTGAAACGGGCGATGATCTCGATTCAGGCGGAACTGGCCGATCGGATTGACGAGCTGCGCGGCATGAACAAACTGATTGAAGCGCAACGCGTGGAACAGCGCACTCGCTATGATCTGGAGATGCTGCGGGAGGTCGGCTTTTGCAGCGGCATTGAGAACTACTCGAGGCATATGTCCGGGCGCAATCCGGGCGACCGGCCTGACACGCTGTTCGACTATTTCCCGGACGACTTTCTGCTCATCGTGGATGAATCGCATGTCACGGTTCCGCAGGTCGGCGGCATGTATCGCGGCGACCGGGCGCGCAAGGTGAATCTTGTGGACTTCGGCTTCCGTTTACCCTCGGCGTATGACAACCGGCCCATGTATTTTCAGGAGTGGGAAGATACGATCAAACAGTGCGTATTCGTCAGCGCCACACCGGCAAATTACGAGATTGAAAAGAGCAAAGGTGTTCTGGTGGAGCAGATTATTCGCCCCACCGGATTGCTCGATCCGGAGATTGCGGTGCGGCCATCCAAAGGTCAAATTGACGATTTGCTGGGAGAAATTCGTGAGACCGTGGCCCGCGGGGAACGCGCGCTCGTGCTGACGTTGACTAAGCGCATGTCCGAGCATCTGGCCGAGTATCTTGAGCAGATGGCCCTGCGGGTAAAGTACCTTCACAGCGAAATTGAATCGCTGGAACGCGTCGAGATTTTGCGCGACCTGCGCCTCAAACGGTTCGATGTGTTGGTCGGCATCAACCTGCTGCGCGAGGGGCTTGACCTGCCGGAAGTTTCGCTGGTGGCCATTTTGGATGCAGACAAAGAGGGATTTCTGCGCAGCGAGCGCAGCCTGTTGCAGATCGCCGGCAGGGCGGCGCGTAACGTCAACGGCCGGGTGATCTTTTATGCCGACAAAGTGACCGATTCCATGCAGCGAGTCATTGACGAAACAACCCGCCGCCGTGAGATTCAACGCGCTTACAACCTTGCCAACGGGATAACGCCGGCTTCGATTGTCAAGTCCATTGAAGACGTACTGTTGTCCACGACCGTAGCTGACGCCAAGATCCGCGAAATCGTGCAGGACGCGCAAACGGAATTCCTGTCGACGTTCGAACTGGAAGACTTGATCGTGCGCCTCGAGAAGGAGATGAAACGGTTGGCAAAGTCGCAGCAATTCGAGAAGGCCGCCGAGCTTCGCGACGAGATTAATCGCCTGAAAGAGCAGGTCCGCGGATGA
- a CDS encoding peptidylprolyl isomerase — MLQSMRENMPLVMWTLVLAFVATIVFSWGMGGFQGSQGGLDGVVGKVGDTEIMYDRYNKLVQDRLAQQRQDKPDQEITDQAIKQVRQQAWDDLVRVELMKGYQKKWGIVTSDDEVAYAVRNNPPEFIRSNENFMTNGRFDPALYQEFLRDPNQTQVLLAIESDYRESIGNQKVIDRVIQPVFVTPQEVWDEFVTTNRKFKAVVATFPLTNFPVDSGSISLSEIEKYYSDHESDYKLKERRKLAYVSIPLVIGAEDSLRVTETVEDVMAMLRQGESFSELAKEYSEDPGSGKNGGDLGWFQRGRMVKEFDSTAFVAEIGQVVGPVMTRFGAHLIRIEARDLNGTQDSVKASHILIKYGIGPDTEARVSQKAKDFADAAGTDGFEAAAQQFSLTVETTALFPYSEAGTIPTVGALKPVMDFAFSSTGDKVSYPYKTRIKGQESYTVFKVADRAPAGVTPLAEVESSIRGLIIRQKQEEMCLQAAQQFRGRLGSAEQLVPAAQAENLKVDTTGLHGVRDFIRTIGQDEAIARQLLALAPGQLSPGLANNRGGYVAAVLEVAEADSTQFAAQKDQLTTNLERTKQNRVYTDWLKLAKQELLVVDNRYLYYTDF, encoded by the coding sequence ATGCTTCAATCCATGCGCGAAAACATGCCCCTGGTGATGTGGACGCTCGTGCTGGCCTTCGTCGCCACGATCGTCTTTAGCTGGGGTATGGGTGGTTTCCAAGGCTCACAAGGCGGTCTCGATGGCGTCGTCGGCAAGGTCGGCGACACCGAGATTATGTACGACCGTTACAACAAGCTCGTCCAGGATCGGCTGGCCCAACAGCGGCAAGATAAACCGGATCAGGAGATAACTGATCAGGCTATCAAGCAAGTCCGTCAGCAAGCGTGGGACGATCTCGTCCGCGTCGAGCTGATGAAGGGCTATCAAAAAAAGTGGGGCATCGTTACCTCTGATGACGAGGTCGCATATGCCGTCCGCAACAATCCGCCCGAGTTCATCAGGTCGAACGAGAACTTCATGACGAACGGTCGTTTCGACCCGGCGCTCTATCAAGAGTTCTTGCGCGATCCGAACCAGACCCAGGTGTTGCTGGCCATCGAGTCCGACTACCGCGAAAGCATCGGCAATCAGAAGGTCATTGACCGCGTGATCCAGCCGGTGTTCGTCACGCCGCAAGAGGTCTGGGATGAGTTTGTGACCACTAATCGGAAGTTCAAGGCAGTCGTCGCCACTTTCCCGTTGACGAATTTCCCGGTGGACAGCGGATCCATCAGCCTATCTGAGATTGAAAAATACTACAGCGATCACGAGAGTGACTACAAGCTCAAAGAACGCCGCAAGCTGGCCTACGTGAGCATCCCGCTGGTCATTGGCGCAGAAGACTCGCTCCGCGTGACCGAAACGGTCGAAGATGTCATGGCGATGCTCCGCCAAGGCGAGAGCTTCAGCGAATTGGCAAAAGAGTATTCGGAAGATCCCGGCTCGGGCAAGAATGGCGGCGATTTGGGCTGGTTCCAGCGCGGTCGCATGGTCAAGGAGTTTGACTCCACGGCTTTTGTCGCCGAAATCGGCCAAGTTGTCGGTCCGGTGATGACACGATTTGGTGCGCACCTCATCCGAATTGAAGCTCGTGATCTGAACGGTACTCAGGATTCGGTTAAAGCTTCACACATCCTGATCAAGTATGGCATTGGGCCGGATACTGAAGCGCGTGTGTCGCAGAAGGCCAAAGACTTCGCCGATGCGGCAGGGACCGACGGTTTTGAAGCCGCCGCCCAGCAATTCAGTCTTACCGTTGAAACCACTGCCTTGTTCCCATACAGTGAGGCCGGCACGATTCCGACGGTCGGAGCGTTGAAGCCGGTCATGGACTTCGCCTTCAGTTCAACTGGTGACAAAGTCAGCTATCCTTACAAGACACGGATCAAGGGCCAGGAATCATACACGGTGTTTAAAGTTGCGGATCGAGCGCCGGCAGGAGTCACGCCGCTGGCCGAAGTGGAGTCTTCGATACGTGGCCTGATTATTCGCCAGAAGCAAGAAGAGATGTGCCTGCAGGCGGCCCAGCAGTTCCGCGGCCGCCTGGGTTCGGCGGAACAACTTGTTCCAGCGGCACAGGCTGAAAACTTGAAAGTTGACACGACCGGATTGCATGGAGTGCGTGACTTCATCCGCACCATTGGACAGGATGAAGCGATTGCCCGCCAGTTGTTGGCACTCGCGCCGGGGCAACTTTCACCGGGACTGGCCAACAATCGCGGTGGCTACGTCGCGGCCGTGTTGGAAGTGGCCGAAGCCGATTCGACACAGTTTGCGGCCCAGAAAGACCAACTGACTACGAATCTTGAGCGCACAAAACAGAATCGCGTCTACACCGACTGGCTGAAGCTGGCCAAACAGGAACTACTGGTTGTGGACAACCGCTATCTGTATTACACTGACTTCTAA